The DNA window aatccccaaaaattccccaaaaatccccaaaaaatccaaaaaatcccaaaaaaattccaaaaaatcccaaaaaatccccaaaaaatcccccaaaaaatcccaaaaaatccccaaaaattcccaaaaaattcccaaaaaatccccaaaaaaaccccaaaaaatccccaaaaaatcccaaacaaattcccaaaaaatccccaaaaaaaccccaaaaaatccccaaaaaatcccccaaaaaatccaaaataatcccccccaaaaaaataaaaaattccaaaaaatccccaaaaaattctcaaaaaattcccaaaaaaatccccaaaaaatccccaaaaaaatccaaaaaaaatcccccaaaaaatccccaaaaaatcccaaaattccactcaaatccccaaaaaaatccccaaaaaattcccaaaaaattcccaaaaaaatccccaaaaaataaaaaaaaaaatcaaaaaaaaaaaatccccaaaaaaatccccaaaatccccaaaaaaatccccaaaatccccaaaaaatcaaaaaaatccccaaaaaatcaaaaaaatccccaaaaaatccctaaaaaatcccaaacaataaaaaaaaattccaaaaaaatccccaaaaaatccccaaaatattccaaaaaataaaaaaaaaaatcccaaaaaaatcccaaaaaatccccaaaaaatccccaaaaaatccccaaaaaatccccaaaaaattcccaaaaatccccccaaaattcccaaaatcccaaaaaattcccaaaaatcccaaaatcccccaaaatcccacctggccCCGTGCTCCCCCTGAAGTGCAGCACCAGGAACAGgaggctcaggctctgcagcagcaggaacagagactccccccaggcactgccaaatataaaatttggggagaaaatcaaattttgggaGGGTCAAAACCTCCCAGAAATGAGATTTGGGGGTgcccagaaatggggaaaattgagggggaatgggggaataCAGAGATGGTCGGAATTTTATCAAATCTGtacaaaatttcccaaaatccactcGAAATtacccaaaatctcccaaaatttcATCAAATCtgcccaaaatttcccaaattccaccccaaatctccccaaaatttccccaaatccacccaaaattacccaaaatctccccaaatttcaccAAATCTgtccaaaatgtcccaaaatccacctgaaacttcctcaaatccccccaaaaattcatcaaatccccccaaaatctcccaaattcacccaaaatccacccaaaatttcccaaaatccccccaaaatctccccaaatccacccaaaattacccaaaatctccccaaatttcatcaaatccacccaaaatctcccaaaatccacccaaaatttcccaaaatctcccaaatttcatcaaatttgcccaaaatttcccaaattccacccaaaatctccccaaaatttccccaaatccacccaaaattacccaaaatctccccaaaatttccccaaatccacccaaaattacccaaaatctccccaaaatttcatcaAATCTgcccaaaatttcctcaaattcacccaaaatccacccaaaatttcaCCAAATCTGttcaaaatttcccaaaatccacccaaaatctcccaaaatttcATCAAATCtgcccaaattttccccaaatccacctgAAActtcctcaaatccccccaaaaattcatcaaatcccccaaaatctccccaaaatctccccaaatccacccaaaattacccaaaatctcccaaaatttcATCAAATCtgcccaaattttccccaaatcccccaaaatttccccaaatccaccccaacCCCTCTtttaaacccccccaaaattcccaaaattctcccagacccccccaaatttcactcaggacaccccaaaactcctccaggaccccccaaatcccccccaaattatttttaactcctccaggacccccaaaaatccttcccagagccccccaaaatccccccagacccccaaaaatcccctccaggaccccccattTCCCTCCCACACTCCCTTAAATCTCccccaatatcccaaaatcccccagacccccctaaatccccaccaggaccccaaaaatccctcttaGACCCCCCCAATTCCCTCcaagaccccaaaatccccccccagaccccccaaaatcccttttaactccttcaggacccccccaaatccctttcaatcccttcccagaaccccccaaatccccccagacccccccaaatccccccagacccccccaaatccctttcaATTCCCTTCCAGACCCCCCCCAATctctccaggacccccaaaaatccctccaagaACCCCCTAAatctcccccagaccccccccaacccctccagaccaccccaaatccctttcaGACTCCCCTAaatctcccccagcccccccaaaatcccctccaggactccccagacccctctaggactccccaaatccctcccagaaccctcaaatcccccccagaccccccaaaaaacccctccagacccccctaaatccccaccacgacccccaaaatccctcctagaccccccccaaaacccctccagatcccctcaaatccctttcaatcccccccagacccccccaaaatcccccagacctCTCCAATCCCCCTCCagaccaccccaaatccctttcaGACTCCCCTAaatctcccccagcccccccaaaatcccctccaggactccccagacccctctaggactccccaaatccctcccagaaccctcaaatcccccccagaccccccaaaaaacccctccagacccccctaaatccccaccacgacccccaaaatccctcctagaccccccccaaaacccctccagatcccctcaaatccctttcaatcccccccagacccccccaaaatcccccagacctctccaatcccctcccagatccccaaaacccctctcagacccccccaaaatcccctccaggaccccccagtcccctcccacACTCCCCTAAATCTCCCCCAgtaccccaaaaacccctccagacccccccaaaatcccccccagattcccccaaacccctccaggaccccccaaatcccctcccagatccccaaaatcccctccaggaccccccaaatcccctcccagatccccaaaatcccctccaggaccccccaaatcccctcccagatccccaaaatcccctccaggaccccccaaatcccctcccagacccccaaaatcccctccaggacccccaaaatccttcccagacccccccaaatcccctcccacaCCCCTCTAAATCCCTTTtaatcccccccagacccccctaaacccctccaggaccccccaaacctcccaaaacccctccaagacccccccaaatccttcccagaccccccaaaactccttttaacccctccaggacccctccAAATCCCTTTCAATCCCCTCCCAGACACCCAAAATCCttcccagaccccccaaaatccctcccagaccccccaaaatccctttcaatcccccccagacccccctaaattcccccagacccccccagcccccccccaaTCtctccaggaccccaaaaatccctcctagACCCCTCCAAAaacccctccagacccccccaaatctctTTCAATTCCACCCAGgcccccccaatcccctccaaGACCCCTCAAATCCTTCCCAgatcccctccaggaccccccaaaatccccccagacccccaaaaatccctccaagaACCCCCTAAatctcccccagacccctctaaatcccccagacccccctaaatccccgccagacccccaaaaaagcccctCCAGACCCTCCCAATTCCCTTCTaatccctccaggacccccccaaatccctttcaATTCCCTCCCagatccccaaaaatcccccccagaccccccctaaattcccccagccccccccccagcccccccaatcctctcccagcccccccaaaatcccctccaggagcccccagttccctcccacACTCCCCTAAATCTCCCCcaataccccaaaaatccctccaggacccccccaaatcccttttaaTCCCTCCtaggatcccccaaatccccccaggaccctctcaaatcccccccaaatcccccccagccccccaattttccccagaCCTGAAGGGGAATCTCCTGGCCCAGCCGTAGCTCACGGATccccccagggccagcagctccagcagcagcgaGGGGAGGCTGAGCCCCTGCCCTGAGCGAGACCCCCACACCTTGAGCAGCTGGGGAACCTTCACTGGgggaaaatgataaataaaacaaaaaaaaccgcatcaaaatatcccaaattaaCCCAAAGTTACatcaaaatatcccaaaatatcccaaagttacatcaaaatatcccaaaatatcccaaagttacatcaaaatatcccaaattatcccaaagtTACAtcaaattatcccaaattatcccaaaatatcccaaattatcccaaagtTACATCAAATTATCCCAAAGTTACatcaaaatatcccaaattatcccaaaatatcccaaaatatcccaaagttacatcaaaatatcccaaattatcccaaagtTACAtcaaattatcccaaattatcccaaaatatcccaaattatcccaaagttacaccaaaatatcccaaagttacatcaaaatatcccaaattatcccaaagttacaccaaaatatcccaaaatatcccaaagttacaccaaaatatcccaaagttacatcaaaatatcccaaaattaaccccaaaCCTTGAGCAGATGGGGAACCttcactgggggaaaaaaggcaaaaataaaaataaaaaaaaaaaataaaaataaaaaaaccccacatcaaaatatcccaaattatcTCAAAGTTAcaccaaaatatcccaaaattatcccccAGACCTTGAGCAGATGGGGAACCTTCACTGGGGGAAAAggggcagaaataaaaataaaaaataaaaataaaaataaaaataataataataaaaaaaaaaaaaaccacatcaaAATATCCCGAATTATCTCAAAGttaccccaaaatatcccaaagttacaccaaaatatcccaaaattacCCCCCAGACCTTGAGCAGCTGGGGAACCTTCACTGGGAGAAAAggggcagaaataaaaataaaaaataaaaataaaaataaaaataaaaataaaaacaaaaataaaaacaaaaataaaaattaaaaaaaataaaaataaaaataaaaaaccccacatcaaAATATCCCGAATTATCCCAAAGttaccccaaaatatcccaaaattacaccaaaatatcccaaaatatcccaaagttacaccaaaatatcccaaaattatcccccAGACCTTGAGCAGCTGGGGAACCTTCACTGGGAGAAAAggggcagaaataaaaataaaaataaaataaaaataaaataaaaataaaaacaaaaataaaaataaataaaaataaaaaaaaaaataaaaataaaaaacccccacatcAAAATATCCCGAATTATCTCAAAGTTAcataaaaataccccaaaattatcccccAGACCTTCAGCAGCTGGGGAACCTTCACTGGGAGAAAAggggcagaaataaaaataaaaataaaaataaaaataaaaataaaaataaaaataaaaatacccacATCAAAATATCCCGAATTATCCCAAAGTTACACCAAAATATCCACAAATtacccaaaataccccaaaattaTTCCCCAGACCTTGAGCAGCTGGGGTTCCTTCACTGGGGGATGAGATTGggttaaaaaccaaaaattttcaccaaaaaataccccaaaaatacccaaaaaattaccccaaaattacaccaaaatatcccaaaattaatccaaaatacccccaaaaatatcccaaaattacGCCACACCTCgagcagctgcaggattttCACTGAGGggtgaaaaccaaaaaaaaaacccaaaacacgaccccaaatccccacaaattaatcccaaaatattttgggaccccaaaatcccctcagagcTCTCTCCGGGCCCTCACCCAGCACGGATCCCGCCACAATCCCGTAGCCCAGGGCTTTGCTCAGGAGGATTTTCAGGCACGGAACTGCGGAGAAAGAACAAAGACGtcaaaattcttaaaatttccctcaaaattcctcaaaatttttaaaaaatccttcaaaatttggattttaacACCCGAAACAAAGATGGCGGCGGTGTCGCCTCACACCCAAAGCAAAGATGGCGGCGTTTCTTTTCCCCGCCCAACACAAAGATGGCGGCGCCCACTCACAACTCCCGCCCGTAACCAAGATGGCGGCCGCCCCCATAGCCTTTAAAGACGCACTAAAATCTCCATTAAAAGCCCCCGACAAGCCCCGCAAAGCCCCAGGACCGCCCCCGAGACCCCTCCGGCACCGTCGAGGAGCTGAAAGCGCAGGAAGAATTGGTCGAAGCAGTGCTCGGGCAGCAGGAACGGGACGAGCAAAGGCCGGAGCGGCTCCATGGCGGCTCCCGTGCTGAGGGGAAAAGGCGGGAAACGCCCCTCACGCGTCGTGATTGGCTGAGGCGCCAGAAAATCCCGCCCCTTTAGTCCCGCCCCGTAATCCGATTGGTGAGAATCCGGATGTGCCCTGCCAATCAAAACTGAATCCGAGCTGCGATTAGTCAACGTTTTATTGCGCAACACGATTGGCTGAGTGGGCGTAAAACCCCGCCCCCTGCAGGCGCGGCGAGCTGTGATTGGTCACTTCTTTATTAATGCGATTAAAGTTTAAAATCCCTCCGACTCCCAGAGAAATCCCTCGAATTCACCCAAAAGTTTCGGTCCGGAGCTCTCTGAGACTCCCCACAAATCCTTCTTTAAAGCCTCAAATGCAGGTCCTGACCCACGATTTGGGGGTCTGGCGTGTTTCGACTTTGGGGGGTTCCGGAGGGGTCCATGAATGAATTCGAGAGATTTGGAGAGTCCAGGACCAGGTCTCGGGGTTTCAGGCGGGTCGCTGAACCGCTTTCAGGGCGTTAAAACCCGATTTTGGGGGCTCAGACGGGATTTTGGGGGACTGAGCACCTCCATAAGAAAATTTCTGGGGTCCAACACCAAATTTTGAGAGTCCGGAACAACCGGAAGTCaccttttccccatttcatcTGCGCGCATGCGCAGTGAAGTCACCAACGATGCCTTCCGCGAAACTTCCGGAAGTTTCGTCTGTTGTACGCATGCGCAAAACACGAGACGGAGGCCGCCATTAGTGCCGGCGCTGACGTTCAGCCCTCTCTATCTCGCGCATGCGCAGAACACGAAATGGAGGCCGCCATTAGTGTCGGCGCTGCCGTACAACCCTGTCTTTGCCGCGCATGCGCGAGGCGGTCACACGCGGCCGCGCACGCGCGCTTCGCCCTTCTTTCCCCCAAGATGGCGCCACCcatggcggccgccgccgcctcgctctccctcctcctcctcctcttcctccgccgccgccgccgccgccgccgccgcctcgcccTCCTGCACCgcctccgcctcctcctcctccgccgccgccgcctctccGCGCTGCGCCTCGCCTTCCTCCCCgcccgctcctcctcctcctcctcctcgtccccTCAGGCCCCGCCgtggcggcggcgcgggcgcgTCTGGAGCCGCAGCCGCAGCTCCGCGTTCTGGGCCACGGTGCGGGAGAAGGCGCTGGGCGGCCGCGAGTGGAGCGAGCGCTTCCGCCTCCGCCCGGACACCTTCGACGCGCTGGTGTCGCGACTGAGGGCGGCCATCGGGCGTCGCGACACGGCGATGCGGCGCGCGGTGCCGGCCGAGGTGCGCCTGGCGCTCACCCTGTGGCGCCTCGGCGCCGTCACCGAGTACCGGGCGCTGGAGGCGACCTTCGGCGTGTCCCGCAGCTCCGTCTGCAAAATCCTGCGGGACGTGTGCGGGGCCGTGGTGGGGATCCTGGGGGccgaggaggagcagcaggaggaggagcaggaggaggaggaggaggaggaggaggaggaggaggggatgaaGCTTTACCTGCCCCGCGACCCCGAGAGGGTCTGGAGGatgggaggggactgggggcaGAGTCTGGGGGGGAGGGCGAGGATCCCGCAGGGCTCGgggctgaaatcccaaaatccagcgATTTCCAGGATGGAATTACAAAATCTGACAGAATCCggcccaaaatcccaaatcccagcgAGTTCTGGGGTGGAATCACAAATCCCGTCAAGTTCCAGGATGAAATTACAAAATCCAGAAGATTCCggcccaaaatcccaaatcccgtCGAGTTGTGGGatgaaatcccaaatcccagcaggttCCAGGACGGAATTACAAAATCCAGCAGATTCTGgcccaaaatctcagtttttgggggccaaatcccaaatccctgagggTTCCAGGATGGAATTACGAAATCCAGAAGATTCCagctcaaaatcccaaatcccagcaatTTCCAGGATGAAATTACAAAATCCAGAAGATTCCggcccaaaatcccaaatcttggCGGACTCCACGatgaaatcccaaatcccagtgagTTCCAGGATGGAATTACAAAATCCaggcaattccagcccaaaatcccaaatcccagcgGAAAATTccgggaggagcagcaggaagaggaaaaccccaaaacgcCAAAAATCGCCGAATTCCGGGCGGGAAActtctgggaattttggaaaacTTGGAATCCCGGCGGAAAATTCCGGAAATTGGGGAATTCCGGCGAAAAAATCGAGAGAATCGGGAATTTCGGGGGGAGAAAACGCCCGGGAGCTGCGAACGTCGCTGGAAAGTTCCGGAAAGTCGGGAATTCCggagggaaaatcccaaaattcccaaatcccgtcgggaaattcccaaattttgtttGGAATCCCTCAGATCCTgtcagaaaattcccaaaatctgtcccagaattcccaaaatttccaaatccCATCAGGATTCCCCCAGATCCCATtggaaaattcacagaattcccGAGTTTCAtcagaaaattcccagaattcatctgaaaaatcccaaagttcccaaatcccatcgGGAAATCCCCGAATTTCATCAGAAAATTCCAGAACTCGGTCAGAAAATGCCCAAAATTCCGTGATTTCATCAGGAAACCCCCAAATCCCGTTGGAAAATTCTAGAGTTTCATCAGAAAATTCTGGAACTTCATCAGAAAATTCCCGAAATTCCCAAAACTCATcggaaaattccagaatttcgtcagaaaattccagaattctgtcagaaaattccagaactttgtcagaaaatccccaaatcccatcggaaaattccagaatttcgTCAGGAAATCGCCAAATCCTGTTGGAAAATTCTAGAGTCTCATCAGAAAATTCTGGAACTTCATCAGAAAATCCCCGAAATTCCCAAAACTCATcggaaaattccagaatttcatcagaaaattccagaattccgTCGGAAAATTCCAGAACTTTGtcagaaaatccccaaatcccatcggaaaatt is part of the Catharus ustulatus isolate bCatUst1 chromosome 37, bCatUst1.pri.v2, whole genome shotgun sequence genome and encodes:
- the MPDU1 gene encoding mannose-P-dolichol utilization defect 1 protein; the encoded protein is MEPLRPLLVPFLLPEHCFDQFFLRFQLLDVPCLKILLSKALGYGIVAGSVLVKVPQLLKVWGSRSGQGLSLPSLLLELLALGGSVSYGWARRFPFSAWGESLFLLLQSLSLLFLVLHFRGSTGPGLALLTLFGAFLGVLVSPLTPLSFVTALQALNLPIIILSRLLQIVTNARQGHTGQLSGVTTGLLFGGALARIFTSLTETGDLLLASTFAASAACNGVLLGQVLLLGGSRDPHPKKE